One Vallitalea pronyensis genomic region harbors:
- the mreC gene encoding rod shape-determining protein MreC, translating into MIRRKKLSAKYILLAMTLLCLVLIILTWENRSEVSAIEKSVSYVVVPMQKGVNVFGDWVIDKVDFVKNINRLEAVNSDLTEEVDKLRYENKILQQDKTELERLRNLYELDKKYPSYPKIGASVIGKDPGNWYDVFRIDKGTNDGLKVNMVVLAGNGLVGHIFEVGPGFSKVKTIIDDSSRVSGKIFRTSDTCIVEGEKEYAGYCKVNFIDESANIIVGDEIVTSHLSEIYPPGILIGTIKEINENPNQLNKSAVIEPAVDFKHLEEVLVINQVWKENLYEQ; encoded by the coding sequence GTGATTCGACGAAAAAAATTATCAGCTAAATACATCTTGCTAGCCATGACCCTTTTATGTCTTGTACTTATCATTCTTACGTGGGAAAATCGATCAGAAGTGAGTGCTATCGAAAAAAGTGTATCCTATGTGGTGGTACCCATGCAGAAAGGTGTTAATGTATTTGGAGATTGGGTCATCGATAAAGTGGATTTTGTTAAAAACATTAATCGTTTAGAAGCTGTAAACAGTGATTTAACCGAAGAAGTGGATAAATTGCGTTATGAAAATAAAATACTTCAACAAGATAAAACAGAATTGGAACGTTTACGTAATCTGTATGAATTGGATAAAAAATATCCAAGTTACCCAAAGATAGGGGCATCTGTTATTGGTAAAGATCCTGGTAACTGGTACGATGTATTTAGAATTGATAAAGGTACCAACGATGGATTAAAAGTAAACATGGTTGTATTAGCAGGTAATGGTCTTGTAGGCCATATATTTGAAGTGGGTCCTGGTTTTTCAAAAGTCAAAACGATTATTGATGATTCAAGTCGGGTGAGTGGTAAGATTTTTAGAACCTCGGACACGTGTATTGTTGAAGGTGAAAAGGAATATGCCGGCTACTGTAAGGTGAATTTTATAGATGAATCTGCTAACATAATTGTTGGTGATGAGATTGTTACCTCTCACTTATCCGAAATCTATCCACCTGGCATCTTAATTGGTACCATTAAGGAAATTAATGAAAACCCTAACCAACTCAATAAATCAGCGGTCATCGAACCTGCTGTTGATTTTAAGCATTTAGAAGAAGTGCTCGTCATCAATCAGGTGTGGAAAGAGAATTTATATGAACAGTAA
- the mreD gene encoding rod shape-determining protein MreD, producing the protein MRRVIYAVLLVLINIVLYGSLKMYISINNITPNLLLITTVSVALLRGKYAGGIIGFFCGLLQDMTFGQVLGFYALIYMYLGFFSGYLYRIIYKDSVLIPTIVIAISDLIFGLYVYIFTFLLRGKLNMGHYFLNIIIPEVVYTALIAVLIYKFYHYMNMRLTRDGEKEAGTN; encoded by the coding sequence ATGCGACGAGTAATTTATGCCGTACTTTTAGTATTAATTAATATAGTATTATATGGGTCACTGAAGATGTATATCAGTATCAATAATATCACCCCTAACCTTCTACTCATTACAACAGTATCCGTAGCACTGTTAAGAGGCAAATATGCAGGTGGTATTATTGGGTTTTTCTGCGGGTTGCTTCAAGATATGACCTTCGGACAAGTACTAGGATTTTATGCACTTATTTATATGTATCTAGGGTTTTTCAGCGGCTACTTATACAGAATTATCTATAAGGATAGCGTACTTATTCCTACAATCGTCATTGCTATCAGTGATTTGATTTTTGGATTATATGTATACATATTTACATTCTTACTGCGAGGAAAACTAAACATGGGTCATTATTTCTTAAATATTATCATACCTGAAGTTGTTTATACAGCACTTATTGCCGTTCTTATATACAAATTTTACCATTATATGAACATGCGCTTAACAAGAGATGGAGAAAAGGAGGCAGGTACCAATTGA
- a CDS encoding penicillin-binding transpeptidase domain-containing protein, with protein sequence MIRELLKQVWKIMRHRLFLLLVFILLVFWTLINRVFELQIVQGQQLAKDFRISIQKELSIEGTRGNIYDRNGKPLATNKLAYTVMLDDSIVVKDRSKMIHELVSIIIENGNQLEVSFPIVIGEDGALTFSGSNSSIARFKREIFSNQDLSEEEASMTPEETMAYIREEFDIPKENYTDEEALRIMSVKYALFLNWGRKYKPLKISKDISEKTLALINENHDKFPGASIIVEPKRVYNDIPYFSHILGYTKKISAAQLDKLKAHDYNAFDIVGQVGIEKQMELYLRGTDGKQTVEVDSSGRTRNVVDTVEALPGNDIFLTIDREMQIKTYQALEQQIANVVVENLVLREPSNRKKTTILLREIYGEMFTNTVISLDQLEESSEGQHQHKIYAAFVSHYDNLVKAINDRLIGKNNAYSAETDRYLDYIIDNLVKNSILLTRKPVEKEKDGKIVTTEEVREAYTDFKDNKIGIYEFLNDSIKDESISLDMNKKEGESPSNIEIYNYTIDYINSKILNRNAFKRQVLKDMAEDERFSYIDLSMLLIEQGIVNTNETEKNQVLNGRLSPLTFMKQKLSSLELKPSQVAQDPSTGSAVVVDVDTGEVLSMVSYPGYDNNRLVNNFDNNYYYQLLYLDPTEPLIHRATKEKKAPGSIFKMVSAMAGLEEGVITKHTIINDTGVFKKITPHVSCWIYRKYGHGHGDENVAEALRDSCNFFFNEVGMRLGTDENGNYISSLGITTLMDYIAQFGLDTKSGIELAEYKPSNPTNDPVRAAMGQERNAYAPIQLARYVTTLANGGTNYEMNIVDKITRHNGTLYEERTPNIATKNEFNPDHLNTIYSGMLMVTSPGGTAASIFKDLPIRVAGKTGTAQQSKLRPDHATFAAFAPYDKPEIAVVVSIPFADTAQNAGKVVKEIIEKYYDINGKTTTTTMDNQLEE encoded by the coding sequence TTGATAAGGGAATTATTAAAACAAGTATGGAAAATTATGCGACATCGTCTGTTTCTACTGCTTGTATTTATATTACTTGTGTTTTGGACGTTAATTAACCGGGTCTTTGAATTGCAAATTGTCCAAGGGCAGCAACTAGCGAAGGATTTTCGAATAAGTATCCAGAAAGAATTATCCATTGAAGGCACAAGAGGTAATATCTATGATCGGAACGGAAAGCCCCTTGCTACGAATAAGTTAGCTTATACCGTTATGTTGGATGATAGTATTGTGGTTAAAGATCGTTCAAAAATGATACATGAGTTGGTTTCAATTATTATTGAAAATGGCAATCAACTTGAAGTGTCATTTCCTATTGTTATCGGTGAAGACGGTGCACTAACCTTTAGTGGTTCTAACTCTTCCATTGCTAGATTTAAGCGTGAAATATTTAGTAATCAAGACCTCAGTGAAGAAGAAGCGTCTATGACACCAGAAGAAACAATGGCTTATATACGAGAAGAATTTGATATCCCCAAAGAAAACTATACAGATGAAGAAGCACTTCGTATTATGTCAGTCAAATATGCTTTATTTCTCAATTGGGGAAGGAAATATAAACCCCTAAAAATTTCGAAAGATATATCAGAGAAAACTTTAGCACTTATTAATGAAAATCATGATAAATTTCCAGGTGCTAGTATTATCGTTGAACCCAAACGTGTCTATAACGATATACCATATTTCTCGCATATTTTAGGGTATACCAAGAAGATATCTGCTGCTCAATTAGACAAATTGAAAGCACATGATTATAATGCTTTTGATATTGTTGGACAAGTGGGCATAGAAAAACAGATGGAACTCTATTTACGAGGTACAGATGGGAAACAAACCGTTGAGGTGGATAGTAGTGGTCGGACTAGAAATGTAGTGGATACGGTGGAAGCATTACCAGGTAATGATATATTTCTAACCATTGATCGAGAGATGCAGATAAAAACCTATCAAGCACTTGAACAACAAATTGCAAATGTGGTGGTTGAAAATTTAGTTTTACGTGAACCTTCTAATCGAAAAAAGACCACGATTTTACTTAGAGAAATATACGGTGAGATGTTCACCAATACGGTTATATCTCTAGATCAATTAGAAGAGTCTTCAGAAGGTCAACACCAACATAAAATTTATGCAGCCTTTGTTAGCCATTATGATAACCTTGTGAAAGCAATTAATGACAGGCTCATAGGTAAAAATAATGCCTATTCCGCAGAGACAGATAGGTATTTAGACTATATAATTGACAATCTAGTAAAAAATAGTATATTATTAACAAGAAAGCCTGTGGAAAAGGAGAAAGACGGCAAAATTGTAACTACTGAAGAAGTAAGAGAAGCCTATACAGACTTTAAAGATAATAAAATCGGCATTTATGAGTTTTTAAACGACAGTATAAAAGATGAAAGTATTTCGCTTGATATGAATAAAAAAGAAGGAGAAAGTCCTTCAAATATAGAAATATATAACTATACCATTGATTATATCAATAGCAAAATATTGAATCGAAATGCTTTTAAACGCCAAGTACTGAAAGACATGGCTGAAGATGAGCGATTTTCGTATATTGACTTATCCATGTTGCTGATTGAACAAGGTATTGTTAACACGAACGAAACGGAAAAAAATCAAGTATTAAATGGTCGTCTATCACCTCTCACATTCATGAAACAGAAATTATCTTCACTTGAATTAAAACCTAGTCAAGTAGCTCAGGACCCTAGTACGGGATCTGCTGTTGTTGTTGATGTGGATACAGGTGAAGTCTTATCCATGGTGAGTTATCCAGGATATGATAATAATCGACTCGTTAATAATTTCGATAATAATTACTATTACCAGTTGTTGTATCTTGATCCAACAGAACCTCTTATTCACCGTGCTACGAAAGAAAAGAAAGCACCAGGATCAATCTTCAAGATGGTTTCTGCCATGGCAGGTCTAGAAGAAGGTGTTATCACCAAACATACGATTATCAATGACACAGGTGTATTCAAAAAGATAACACCACATGTCAGTTGTTGGATATATAGAAAATACGGTCATGGACATGGTGATGAAAATGTAGCTGAAGCACTTAGAGACTCCTGTAACTTTTTTTTCAATGAAGTAGGTATGCGATTAGGTACCGATGAAAATGGTAATTATATTTCATCGTTAGGTATAACCACATTAATGGACTATATTGCCCAGTTTGGTCTTGACACCAAGTCGGGTATTGAGCTTGCTGAATATAAGCCTTCTAATCCAACAAATGATCCTGTTCGTGCGGCAATGGGACAAGAAAGAAATGCCTATGCACCTATACAGTTAGCACGCTATGTGACCACATTAGCTAATGGTGGTACCAATTATGAAATGAATATTGTGGATAAAATTACCCGACATAATGGTACTTTATATGAAGAACGTACACCAAACATCGCTACCAAAAATGAATTCAACCCTGATCATCTTAATACAATATATTCAGGTATGCTCATGGTTACCAGTCCAGGAGGTACAGCAGCATCAATTTTTAAAGATTTACCCATACGTGTTGCTGGTAAAACAGGTACAGCGCAGCAATCTAAATTACGTCCTGATCATGCCACATTCGCTGCGTTTGCGCCTTATGATAAGCCTGAAATAGCTGTAGTTGTATCCATCCCTTTTGCAGATACAGCTCAAAATGCAGGGAAAGTGGTTAAAGAAATAATAGAAAAATATTATGATATAAATGGTAAGACAACAACGACAACCATGGATAATCAACTTGAAGAATGA